A stretch of Lathyrus oleraceus cultivar Zhongwan6 chromosome 6, CAAS_Psat_ZW6_1.0, whole genome shotgun sequence DNA encodes these proteins:
- the LOC127097276 gene encoding embryonic abundant protein VF30.1 produces MEFSHITVLALFCLAFVRTGAIPSGEDYWKYVWPNTPLPETFSDLLLPYGKTNSLPIRVEELNQYSTLFFPHDLYPGKKIVLGNTQSVAKMVRPFTEPRQGVTDSIWLENKERQSLDDFCNSPTAIGEHKHCVSSLESMIDHVISHFRTSKIKAISSTFDKNEDQYVVEEVKKVGENAVMCHRLNFKKVVFNCHQVRETTAYVVSLTAPDGSKAKALTVCHHDTRGMNPELLYEALKVSPGTVSVCHFIGNKAAAWVPNYSVDRPCVI; encoded by the exons AGAAGATTATTGGAAATATGTGTGGCCAAACACTCCTCTCCCTGAGACTTTTTCAGATCTTTTGCTTCCTT ATGGAAAAACTAATAGCCTACCCATTAGAGTCGAAGAATTAAACCAATACTCGACACTTTTTTTTCCACATGATCTTTATCCTGGAAAGAAAATAGTATTGGGTAACACTCAGTCTGTTGCAAAGATGGTGCGACCATTCACAGAACCAAGACAAGGTGTGACTGATTCCATATGGCTGGAGAATAAAGAAAGACAAAGTCTGGATGACTTTTGTAATAGTCCAACTGCTATAGGAGAACACAAACATTGTGTATCATCTTTAGAATCTATGATTGATCATGTCATTTCACATTTTAGAACATCAAAGATTAAGGCTATTTCAAGTACCTTCGACAAAAATGAAGACCAATATGTTGTGGAGGAAGTAAAAAAAGTTGGTGAAAATGCAGTGATGTGTCATCGATTGAATTTTAAAAAAGTTGTATTCAATTGCCACCAAGTGCGTGAAACAACCGCTTACGTGGTCTCGTTGACAGCACCTGATGGAAGCAAAGCAAAGGCTTTAACCGTTTGTCATCATGATACAAGAGGTATGAATCCTGAGTTGCTTTACGAAGCTCTCAAAGTCAGCCCTGGAACTGTTTCTGTTTGCCATTTCATTGGCAATAAGGCTGCTGCTTGGGTGCCTAATTATTCTGTTGACCGTCCTTGTGTCATCTAG